CGGGTTGTATGCAGGCGATCGAAGTATTGCGATTATACAAGCAATTGGGTTGGAAGCCGAAGCGGACGATTCGTGCGGTGATGTGGATGAATGAAGAAAATGGACTTCGTGGAGGACAGGAATATGCCCGAGTGGCCAAGGAAAAAGGTGAAAAACACATCGCCGGGATTGAATCAGATTCGGGAGGATTTTTGCCGATTGGTTTTTCTTCTACAGGTACCGATGCTCAGCGATCTAAGTTGACCTCTTGGTCAGAGTTGCTCAGACCCTATCAGCTTTGGAGCTTAGATAGACCAGGTGGAGGAGCGGATATCGGTCCACTTCGAGATCAGGGCCCGATTTTAATTGGGTTAAAGCCAGATTCTCAGCGATATTTCTTCTATCACCATACAGAGGCAGATGTGTTTGAAGCGGTAGATCAGCGTGAACTTGAGCTCGTGGCGGCAGCCATGGCGGCCTTGGTGTATTTGATTGAGCAGGAGGGGATTTAGTATTTTGTATGTTGGAATTCAGAGGTCCTTAATCCTTTTATTTTACCTGACATCAATCAGTCTTTTTTGTAAGATTGGTCACCACTTTCCCTTTTCTATTCTGCTTCTTTTGGAAAAAATATACACCCATGAATGACCTTCAGATTGCAAATTCAGTCGCTCCACTACCGATCCAGCAGATCGCTGAGAAAATCGGAATCGACACCGAGAAGCTTGAATTTTACGGAAAATACAAGGCCAAACTCCCGCTTGATCTAATCAATGAAGAAAAGGCAAGACAAAGCAACTTGATTCTGGTGACGGCGATTACCCCGACTCCTGCGGGAGAGGGGAAGACAACTGTTACGATTGGGTTGAATGATGGCTTAAACCGTTTGGGGAAAGCTTCAATCGCGGTGATTCGAGAGCCTAGTCTGGGACCAGTTTTTGGAATCAAAGGTGGGGCGGCCGGTGGAGGATGGTCTCAAGTTATTCCCATGGAAGACATCAACCTCCATTTCACAGGTGACTTTCATGCGATCGAAAAGGCCAATAATTTGCTTTCTGCCTTGATTGACAATAATATCCAAAGCAAAACCAGGAACCTGGGCATCGATCCTCGCACTGTCCTTTGGAAGCGAGCTATGGACATGAATGACCGTGCCCTTCGAACTACTGTCGTTGGGCTTGGAGGAAAAAATGGAGGCATCCCTCGAGAGACCGGATTCAATATTACCGCTGCCTCAGAGGTGATGGCCATTCTTTGTATGAGCAAGGATTTGGAGGATTTGAAAGAGCGATTTGCTAGAATCTATATCGGAGATCGTTTTGATGGTTCTCCAGTGCTTGCCGGTGATCTCAACGCTCAAGGAGCCATGGCTACTTTGATGAAAGAAGCCATAAAACCCAACTTGGTTCAGACACTTGGACATCATTCAGCCATCATCCATGGAGGGCCTTTTGCCAACATTGCCCAAGGAACCAATTCCATTTTAGCTACCAAAATGGGGCTAAGTCTAGGGGATTATGTGGTGACGGAAGCAGGCTTTGGATCCGACCTGGGAGCAGAAAAATTTTTCAATATTAAATCCCGATCGGCTGGACTTTCTCCGAAGGCGGTGGTTTTGGTGGCCACCATCCGAGCCTTGAAATACCATGGTGGAAAGTCTCTTAAAGAATTGACTCAGCCAGATGTAGCAGCCTTGGAAAAAGGATTGCCTAATCTTCAGCATCATTTGAATAGCTTGAGCAGTTTTGGTGTTCCGGTCGTGGTTGCCGTGAATGTATTCAGTTCAGACTCCGAGGAAGAGCGAAAATTGATCGTCGATTACTGCCAAAATCAAGGGGTTTCAGTTGCACTCAGTGAAGGATGGGCGAAGGGTGGAGAAGGCTGTGAATCCCTCGGTTCATTGGTTATTCAAGCTGCAGAAAAGTGTGAAAAGTCCTTTACACCCACCTATCAGCTTGAAGATTCGGTAGAGGAAAAAATCAAAAAAGTAGCCCATACGATTTATGGGGCCTCAGGCGTGGAGTTTTCCTCCATCGCCAAGAGCCAATTGAAAAAAATCGAAAAACTAGGCTATGGGCAGTTTCCGATTTGTATGGCCAAGACACAGAAAAGCATCAGCGATCAAGAAAAACTAATTGGAAGGCCTACTGGATTTACCATCACCATCCGTGAGTTTGAAATCGCTGCCGGAGCAGAGTTCATTATTCCAATTGCAGGGGAAATTCTGAGAATGCCTGGGTTGCCTGAAGTTCCAGCTGCAGAATCTGTGGATATTTCGGCGGATGGACAGATTTCAGGACTTTTCTGAATCATAAAAACCCCGGTCATTGCTGGCCGGGGTCCAAACCAATTTCCATTAAAAAATCCCTATCTACTTACTTTATTTCGATTTTTCGAACCGGCTTACCGGATTTGGTGGACGATTTAGGTAAAACGATACGCAAGATTCCTTTGTCATACTTGGCCTTTATTTCATCTTGCTCAACTTCCTCTGGTAACACAAAAGATCGGCGGACGCTGCTGTATGAAAATTCTTTCTTTCGGTAGTTTTCCTTTTCTTCTTCAGATTCATTTTTGCGCTCGCCGCAAATGCTCAATACACCGTCGTGAATGTCAATCTTGAAATCTCCTTTTTCAAAACCTGGAGCAGAAAGCTCAAGCTTGAATTCTTTATCATTCTCAATCACATTGGTTGACGGGATTTCCACGGATTTTTCGGGAAACCAAAACTTATCCTCCCAGCCGAAAGGATTCTCTGTGCCGAAAAAGTCTTTGACCATATGTGGCCAAAAACCTCTGTCTTTTTTGGTGAGTTTGCCCATGGTTTCTAGCGTTTTAGTGGTGAAGTACGTGATGATGAATTTCCAGAAAAACCGACTGGTTTCCGATGATAATTGTCAAGGATTTGGGTGATAGTGATCAAAAAAATCGGGTATTTTTTAGCCTCTCAATTTTCGTGATTCCTGGGATTGAGGCTTTCGTGTACTGATTTGGTTTTCAAGGTGATAATCAATCCTTTTGGTGATAAATGTCATTTTCTAATCGAGCTTTTCTGGGTAGTATCGCTACAGTAAAACTCCAGAAATCATGGTCACGCTTCGCCTTCCAAAAACGCAGATTATGCAGGTTTGCATGGACAAGCAACAGCAAACTATTGCAGATTTTGAACATGAGATTTTAGCGCTCAAGCAGCAGCTTCGAAATCATGAAGAGACGGATAGTCAAGAGACAAGGCCCTCGCCAGAACGAAGAGAATTGTTGCTCCGGATGGAGCATGAACTCAATTTTCTCAACTATGAGCTGGAGGTGTTGAAAAGTATCAATTTGGAGGAAGATCTGGCCGAAATTGCGCTTGGCGCAGTAGTCGTCACAGATCAGCGAATCTTTTTTATATCTGTTTCTATTGAGCGGGTAGATGTGCTGGGAGAGGCGGTGATTGGAGTATCTACCAAGTCGCCGATTTATCATTCGATGCAAGGCAAAAAAACTGGAGAGTATTTCGATTACGGTGGAGTAAGATTCACCATTCTGGATGTGTATTAGTTGTTTGATCCCCACCTTGCAGTATGAAGTAGCGCCGACCCAAGAGTCGGCGCTTTTCAGTTAGGAACACGCGGATTATTTGGATTGACTTTCCAATAAGAGCTTTTCAGCTGCTTTGGATTCAATGAATTCTTTTTGGAATGGGATGGTCAAATACTGATCATTGGCCCAAATATCGAAGAGGTTTCGGTACCACGGACTGTTGGGATTTCCCGACTGACCGGGATTATTGATTCCTTGAGTTTTTTCCCAGTCTCCAGTATCCACCAAAATTCGAAAAGAAGCCCCAGAAGTGTTATTGTCCCCATAAGCATTGGCTCCTGGAGTAAAAGAATAGCCGCCTCGAGCGATGGGTCCCAGGTTAAATAGGGAATCAAATTTCGGGTGCACCACATCGCCTAGGGCATGCTTTAATTGTGCATGCTTGTAATTTGGCTGCCCATACTGCCATTTTGCAGGATCGGGTCCTAGTTTAACTTCCAATTCAGCGATTGCCTCCTCGAAGCTCTTTTGAATCCATTGGTCTCGAGCAGATTGGGCATGGTTTGAAAAAATGAGTTCAGGATTTTTTACCCATTGGATGATACGAGTAAGACTGAGTGTTCCCACCCATTCTTGAGCAGCTTGAGGTAAGAAAAGGGTGTTGGCCTCAGCCCTCAGTTTTCGCTCCCACATGACGTAAATCCCTGCCGGAATGGAGTTTTTCTCCAGTATCAAATCCCAGTCTTTTAGAAGGTCTTTTAAAGAATCCAGTTTTGGATGATCAAATTCAAGGGACAATAAATAAGGAAGAAGCTCCCTTGCAGGAATCGCCAAGTAATCATTTTGCAAAGCTCCCATTTCAGCCAAGCTGAATTTTTTATCTTGGCTTAACACTTCCGCTATACGTCTTCCTCTGAAATCATCGGCCCATTCATAGCCCAAAGCTTCTGGATAGGCATAATCCCGTGGAGCGACATGCTGATTGGCGGTAGCAATAAATCCTGAAGAAGGGTTGACTTGATGGGGAAGATTT
Above is a window of Algoriphagus sanaruensis DNA encoding:
- a CDS encoding formate--tetrahydrofolate ligase — its product is MNDLQIANSVAPLPIQQIAEKIGIDTEKLEFYGKYKAKLPLDLINEEKARQSNLILVTAITPTPAGEGKTTVTIGLNDGLNRLGKASIAVIREPSLGPVFGIKGGAAGGGWSQVIPMEDINLHFTGDFHAIEKANNLLSALIDNNIQSKTRNLGIDPRTVLWKRAMDMNDRALRTTVVGLGGKNGGIPRETGFNITAASEVMAILCMSKDLEDLKERFARIYIGDRFDGSPVLAGDLNAQGAMATLMKEAIKPNLVQTLGHHSAIIHGGPFANIAQGTNSILATKMGLSLGDYVVTEAGFGSDLGAEKFFNIKSRSAGLSPKAVVLVATIRALKYHGGKSLKELTQPDVAALEKGLPNLQHHLNSLSSFGVPVVVAVNVFSSDSEEERKLIVDYCQNQGVSVALSEGWAKGGEGCESLGSLVIQAAEKCEKSFTPTYQLEDSVEEKIKKVAHTIYGASGVEFSSIAKSQLKKIEKLGYGQFPICMAKTQKSISDQEKLIGRPTGFTITIREFEIAAGAEFIIPIAGEILRMPGLPEVPAAESVDISADGQISGLF
- a CDS encoding Hsp20/alpha crystallin family protein, whose product is MGKLTKKDRGFWPHMVKDFFGTENPFGWEDKFWFPEKSVEIPSTNVIENDKEFKLELSAPGFEKGDFKIDIHDGVLSICGERKNESEEEKENYRKKEFSYSSVRRSFVLPEEVEQDEIKAKYDKGILRIVLPKSSTKSGKPVRKIEIK